One window of Acidimicrobiales bacterium genomic DNA carries:
- the yajC gene encoding preprotein translocase subunit YajC: MHATLYFIAATTTTVAGKKSTSSSSLPLLIIVVLFAGAYFLFIRPRSQRMRQQQAATRQLEIGDDVVTAGGIHGRLVGIGDDTVEVEVSPGVVLTFLRRAVNAKPNPGGTASTQASDPHDDRDDSYGDHDDHDHSHDAHDSDGDHLGPPPQASDHEPDDNGRPG; encoded by the coding sequence ATGCACGCAACCCTGTATTTCATCGCAGCCACCACGACGACCGTGGCCGGCAAGAAGTCGACCTCGTCGTCGAGCCTTCCGCTGCTGATTATCGTCGTTTTGTTCGCTGGTGCGTACTTCCTCTTCATCCGCCCCCGGTCGCAGAGGATGCGCCAGCAGCAGGCGGCCACGCGCCAGCTCGAGATCGGCGACGACGTGGTCACCGCCGGCGGGATCCACGGTCGGCTGGTCGGCATCGGTGACGATACCGTCGAGGTCGAGGTGTCCCCGGGGGTGGTGCTGACCTTCCTGCGGCGGGCGGTCAACGCAAAGCCGAACCCCGGCGGCACCGCTTCCACGCAGGCCAGCGATCCCCACGATGACCGCGACGACTCATACGGCGACCACGACGACCACGACCATTCGCACGACGCCCACGACTCCGACGGCGACCACCTCGGCCCCCCTCCCCAGGCGAGCGATCACGAGCCGGACGACAACGGCAGGCCCGGCTAG
- the secD gene encoding protein translocase subunit SecD yields MRRGLVWSLVFIIGAAVVSLAATVALGHAPLLGLDLKGGVSVVLRPEGKVTSATLQQSVSIIDRRVNGLGVANSNVTSQGQDIVISLPGIKNAQAALAVLGQTATAYFRPVLCQIPPYAGASTSTPSTTTPAPTKANPSSPTTAPATPATTAKALGGSGGSGGDVRLASVVLPADPGQTSPTTAPPPATTIVPSQSSGGTPVAVNSPPADACNAPNAAQFPTTPVEKDTQNATVILPYYQNASSSSRYVLGKADMTGNGVHTASVVVSQTGQYQVQLSFTGKGATEFDKIAAARYPFYKQNPSNPPYQSLEAFELDGTVYSAPTIQAQSFNGTAVISGSTASPFTYKQANDLSVALKYGSLPARFVPQSVQTVSATIGKDSLKAGLLAGAGGIIVVLLYMIAYYRLLGLVVLLGLGVGGSLLYSIITELSQSSGLTLTLAGVTGIIVSVGITVDSYVVYFERLKDEVRAGRSVRQSVERSFNRAFRTVLTADFVAFLAALILYLLTVGDVRGFAFMLGLSTLLDVVTAYLFIRPMTILVGRRRAFTEAKYLGVARGLGARPLGDV; encoded by the coding sequence ATGCGTAGGGGCCTGGTCTGGTCACTGGTGTTCATAATCGGCGCGGCGGTCGTTTCGCTGGCCGCCACGGTCGCGCTCGGCCACGCGCCGCTGCTCGGCCTGGACCTGAAGGGCGGCGTGTCCGTCGTGCTTCGGCCCGAGGGAAAGGTCACGAGCGCCACCTTGCAGCAGTCGGTCTCGATCATCGACCGGCGCGTCAACGGGTTGGGTGTGGCCAACTCGAACGTGACCAGCCAGGGCCAGGACATCGTCATAAGCCTTCCGGGCATCAAGAACGCTCAGGCTGCGCTGGCGGTGCTCGGCCAGACGGCCACCGCGTACTTCCGACCGGTCCTGTGCCAGATACCGCCCTACGCCGGCGCCTCCACGAGCACTCCCTCCACGACCACTCCGGCACCGACCAAGGCCAACCCGTCGTCGCCGACGACCGCGCCCGCAACCCCAGCCACCACGGCGAAGGCCCTGGGCGGCTCCGGCGGCTCCGGCGGTGACGTCCGGCTGGCGTCGGTCGTGCTGCCCGCGGACCCCGGTCAGACCTCGCCGACCACGGCTCCTCCTCCGGCGACCACGATCGTCCCGAGCCAGAGCTCGGGCGGCACGCCGGTAGCGGTCAACAGCCCCCCGGCGGACGCGTGCAACGCCCCCAACGCGGCCCAGTTCCCGACGACCCCGGTGGAGAAGGACACGCAGAACGCCACCGTCATCCTGCCCTACTACCAGAACGCGTCGTCCAGCAGTCGTTACGTGCTGGGCAAGGCGGACATGACCGGCAACGGGGTACACACCGCGTCGGTGGTGGTCAGCCAGACAGGCCAGTACCAGGTGCAGCTGTCGTTCACCGGGAAGGGCGCCACCGAGTTCGACAAGATCGCCGCAGCGCGCTACCCCTTCTACAAGCAGAACCCGAGCAACCCGCCCTACCAGAGCCTCGAGGCGTTCGAGCTCGACGGCACCGTCTACTCGGCGCCGACCATCCAGGCCCAGAGCTTCAATGGCACGGCGGTGATCAGCGGCTCAACGGCGTCGCCCTTCACCTACAAGCAGGCCAACGACCTCTCCGTCGCCCTCAAGTACGGCTCCCTCCCCGCCCGCTTCGTGCCGCAATCGGTCCAGACCGTCTCCGCGACGATCGGCAAGGACTCGCTCAAGGCGGGCCTGCTCGCCGGCGCCGGCGGGATCATCGTCGTGCTGCTGTACATGATCGCCTACTACCGCCTGCTCGGACTCGTGGTGCTGCTGGGGCTCGGAGTGGGTGGGTCGTTGCTGTACTCGATCATCACCGAATTGAGCCAGAGCAGCGGGCTCACGCTCACCCTCGCCGGGGTCACGGGCATCATCGTGTCGGTCGGCATCACCGTCGACTCTTACGTGGTCTACTTCGAGCGGCTCAAAGACGAGGTCCGGGCCGGCCGGAGCGTCCGCCAGTCCGTCGAGCGCAGCTTCAACCGCGCATTCCGGACTGTCCTCACCGCCGACTTCGTGGCGTTCCTCGCCGCGCTGATCCTCTATCTGCTCACCGTCGGAGACGTCAGAGGCTTCGCGTTCATGCTCGGGCTGTCGACTCTCCTGGACGTGGTGACGGCCTACCTGTTCATCCGGCCGATGACGATCCTGGTCGGCCGGCGGCGGGCGTTCACCGAGGCGAAGTACCTCGGCGTCGCACGAGGCCTCGGGGCCCGGCCCTTAGGGGACGTCTAG
- a CDS encoding tRNA guanosine(34) transglycosylase Tgt produces LAAAIGALPADRPRYLMGVGDPVSMLESIALGVDMFDCVLPTRLARHGTALTSQGRYQVKAFRYAADDAPIDPGCGCSVCGRYSRGYIRHLLLTGEPTAGRLLSIHNLYWTLALVDSARQAIRAGTLGGLIADVRETWEPGSLR; encoded by the coding sequence CTGGCGGCCGCGATCGGTGCCCTGCCGGCGGACCGGCCGAGGTACCTCATGGGTGTCGGCGACCCGGTCTCCATGCTCGAGTCGATCGCCCTCGGCGTGGACATGTTCGACTGCGTGCTGCCGACCCGTCTCGCCCGCCACGGCACCGCTCTCACGTCTCAGGGCCGCTACCAGGTGAAAGCCTTTCGGTACGCGGCCGACGACGCCCCGATCGACCCTGGCTGCGGCTGCAGCGTGTGCGGGCGGTACAGCCGGGGATACATCCGACACCTCCTGCTCACAGGCGAGCCGACAGCCGGTCGCTTGCTCAGCATCCACAACCTCTACTGGACGCTCGCCCTGGTGGACAGCGCCCGCCAGGCGATCCGCGCCGGGACCCTCGGCGGGCTGATAGCCGACGTGCGTGAAACCTGGGAGCCGGGGTCGCTGCGCTAA
- a CDS encoding adenine phosphoribosyltransferase, which produces MEEGQGWLKDYIRDIPDFPQPGVVFKDITPLLCDGDALASCVEALADAFSDKPVDKVIGIEARGFIVAAPVAVSLGAGFVPVRKAGKLPWRVRSEEYQLEYGTDSLEIHADALNPGERVLIIDDVLATGGTAAATARLVAGGSAEVVGFGCIIELAFLGGAGKLDSLEAVSLLRYE; this is translated from the coding sequence ATGGAAGAAGGCCAGGGCTGGCTGAAGGATTACATCCGGGATATCCCGGACTTCCCCCAGCCCGGGGTCGTGTTCAAGGACATCACCCCGCTTCTCTGCGACGGCGACGCCTTGGCCAGTTGTGTAGAAGCGCTCGCCGACGCTTTCTCGGACAAGCCTGTCGACAAGGTCATCGGTATCGAAGCACGGGGCTTCATCGTCGCCGCCCCGGTCGCGGTCAGTCTCGGCGCCGGTTTCGTCCCCGTGCGCAAAGCAGGCAAACTCCCCTGGCGGGTGCGGTCGGAGGAGTACCAGCTCGAGTACGGAACCGACTCACTGGAGATCCACGCCGACGCGCTCAACCCGGGCGAGCGAGTGCTGATCATCGACGATGTTCTCGCCACCGGCGGCACGGCAGCAGCGACGGCACGGCTGGTGGCGGGCGGCTCCGCCGAGGTCGTCGGCTTCGGCTGCATCATCGAGTTGGCGTTCCTCGGCGGTGCCGGGAAGCTCGACAGCCTCGAAGCGGTTTCACTGTTGAGATACGAGTAA
- a CDS encoding replication-associated recombination protein A, with amino-acid sequence MPAGEDDLFSAALDERLSSQAPLAARMRPLTLEEMVGQRHLLSPGRPLRALIEADRLSSVILWGPPGTGKTTLAQVIAGTTHKAFIPMSAVTAGVKDVRDAVAAARQHLAEQGRGTILFLDEVHRFNRAQQDALLPSVEDGTLVLIGATTENPFFSVNAPLLSRSTLFRLEPLDDEAVTELLSRALEREGTEAEPDAIAALVALVDGDARAALTGLEVAMAIAGGAKVTVADVEAARSARAIRYEEDDHYDVVSAFIKSIRGSDVDAGLYWLARMLAAGEDARFIARRLVILASEDVGMADPQSLLIADAAARAVEYVGLPEAQLNLAQAVVHLASAPKSNTVTTALGAAQEDVASQPAGQVPAHLRDSHYRGAARLGHGKGYRYPHDDARGWAEQQYRPEHLEGRVYYQPSTHGAEPGRFERWLRDRRRPPG; translated from the coding sequence GTGCCGGCGGGAGAGGACGACCTTTTCTCGGCCGCGCTCGACGAGCGGCTCTCCTCCCAAGCACCCCTCGCGGCCCGCATGCGGCCGCTGACGCTCGAGGAGATGGTGGGCCAGCGGCACCTGCTGTCACCGGGCCGCCCGCTGCGAGCGCTGATCGAAGCCGATCGCCTGTCGTCTGTGATCCTGTGGGGACCGCCGGGGACGGGCAAGACGACCCTCGCCCAGGTGATCGCAGGGACGACGCACAAGGCGTTCATCCCGATGTCGGCAGTCACTGCAGGGGTAAAAGACGTGCGCGACGCGGTGGCGGCCGCGCGGCAGCATCTGGCCGAGCAGGGCAGAGGCACGATCCTGTTCCTCGACGAGGTACACCGGTTCAACCGGGCGCAGCAGGACGCGCTGCTCCCGTCGGTCGAGGACGGCACGCTCGTGCTCATCGGTGCGACGACGGAGAACCCCTTCTTCTCCGTGAACGCGCCGCTGCTCAGCCGCTCGACGCTTTTCAGGTTGGAGCCGCTCGACGACGAGGCGGTGACCGAGCTGCTCAGCAGAGCGCTCGAGCGCGAGGGGACCGAAGCCGAACCGGACGCGATCGCCGCGTTGGTCGCACTCGTCGACGGCGACGCCCGGGCTGCGCTTACCGGTCTGGAGGTCGCGATGGCGATTGCCGGTGGAGCGAAGGTCACGGTGGCGGACGTCGAGGCCGCGAGGAGCGCGCGAGCGATCCGTTACGAGGAGGACGACCACTACGACGTGGTCAGCGCGTTCATCAAGTCGATCCGCGGTTCGGACGTGGACGCCGGCCTGTACTGGCTGGCACGCATGCTTGCCGCGGGCGAGGACGCGAGGTTCATCGCGAGGCGCCTCGTGATCCTTGCGAGCGAGGACGTGGGGATGGCGGACCCGCAGTCGTTGCTGATTGCCGACGCGGCAGCCCGAGCGGTGGAGTACGTGGGGCTCCCGGAGGCGCAGCTGAATCTCGCTCAGGCGGTGGTGCATCTCGCGAGCGCCCCGAAGTCGAACACGGTGACGACGGCTCTGGGCGCCGCGCAGGAGGATGTGGCGTCACAGCCGGCGGGTCAGGTGCCGGCGCATCTTCGGGACTCCCACTACCGGGGAGCCGCCCGGCTGGGGCACGGGAAGGGTTACCGGTACCCCCACGACGACGCGCGCGGCTGGGCGGAGCAGCAGTACCGCCCCGAGCATCTGGAGGGCAGGGTGTACTACCAACCGTCCACCCACGGCGCCGAACCAGGACGGTTCGAGCGGTGGCTCCGCGACCGCCGGCGGCCGCCTGGGTAG
- the hisS gene encoding histidine--tRNA ligase has protein sequence MSELRHPPGTFDVLPPDSARWEAFAATFARVVEAAGYGLILTPTFEDVAVFKRVGESTDVVRKEMYDFEDKGGRHIALRPEVTASVARAFIQHRPALPWKTWYAGSNFRYERPQAGRYREFRQVGIEAFGTDDADLDVEVIALGWEFYRALGVNRVELQLNSLGDANCRPAYRELLLNYLRERRDDLCDDHKERLEENPLRVLDCKKEPCRDLVKAVPLQIDHLCDECSTHFARVRQGLDALGIDYTLAPLLVRGLDYYTRTTFEYTGLALESAQNGIGGGGRYDGLVAAMGGPQTPAVGFALGVDRTLLAAEAEGAVLGRQPGVDVFVVDFAGGEAARDLTAALRSAGIKADRAYDNRSAKAQFKAADRSGARFAIVVGPDEAVAGNVGIKDLQQGGDQSTIPAAGVVDEVRRRLGG, from the coding sequence GTGTCCGAGCTTCGCCACCCCCCCGGCACATTTGACGTCCTGCCTCCCGACTCGGCGCGCTGGGAGGCTTTCGCCGCGACGTTCGCGCGGGTGGTCGAAGCCGCCGGCTACGGCCTCATCCTCACCCCGACCTTCGAGGACGTCGCCGTCTTCAAGCGGGTCGGGGAGTCCACGGACGTCGTCCGCAAGGAGATGTACGACTTCGAGGACAAGGGCGGCCGGCACATAGCGTTGCGCCCCGAGGTGACGGCGTCGGTCGCCCGGGCTTTCATCCAGCACCGGCCGGCGCTGCCGTGGAAGACGTGGTACGCCGGCTCGAATTTCCGCTACGAGCGGCCGCAAGCCGGCCGTTACAGGGAGTTCCGCCAGGTCGGGATCGAGGCCTTCGGGACCGACGACGCGGACCTGGACGTCGAGGTCATCGCGCTCGGCTGGGAGTTCTACCGGGCGCTGGGCGTCAACCGGGTCGAGTTGCAGCTCAACTCGCTCGGAGACGCCAACTGCAGGCCCGCCTACCGCGAGCTGCTGCTCAACTACCTGCGCGAGCGGCGCGACGACCTCTGCGACGACCACAAGGAGCGCCTCGAGGAGAACCCGCTTCGCGTCCTTGACTGCAAGAAAGAACCCTGTCGTGACCTCGTCAAGGCCGTCCCGCTGCAGATCGACCACCTCTGCGACGAATGCAGCACGCACTTCGCCCGCGTGCGGCAGGGCCTCGACGCCCTCGGCATCGACTACACGCTGGCACCGCTGCTGGTGCGCGGCCTGGACTACTACACGCGCACCACGTTCGAGTACACCGGTCTGGCGCTCGAGTCCGCGCAGAACGGCATCGGCGGTGGGGGGCGTTACGACGGTCTCGTTGCGGCGATGGGAGGACCGCAGACGCCGGCGGTGGGCTTCGCTCTCGGCGTCGACCGCACGCTGCTGGCCGCCGAAGCCGAGGGCGCCGTCCTCGGCCGCCAACCGGGTGTCGACGTGTTCGTGGTCGACTTCGCCGGCGGGGAGGCGGCCCGTGACCTGACCGCGGCTCTCCGGTCCGCCGGCATCAAGGCGGATCGGGCGTACGACAACCGCTCCGCCAAGGCGCAGTTCAAGGCGGCCGACCGCTCGGGGGCGCGCTTCGCGATCGTCGTCGGTCCGGACGAGGCCGTCGCGGGCAACGTCGGGATCAAGGACCTCCAGCAAGGTGGCGACCAGTCCACGATCCCGGCGGCGGGCGTCGTGGACGAGGTGCGCCGCCGGCTGGGCGGGTAA
- the secF gene encoding protein translocase subunit SecF, producing the protein MAARDERARRVHHGAYARLFRGETSFDFAGRWRRWFMISGAIILIGIVSLGTRGLNFSIDFRGGTVWQVPTSASVSEARSVVGAAVPGFSQATVEVLTNTLTHQRTIKVAAPAKITSDSAKVAAVTQALAKMAHVSPNEVQINDVGPSWGSDITNKAIRAVIIFLVVVSGYIWLRFEAKMALAALVALVHDILVTAGIYSLSGFQVSPDTVIAFLTILGYSLYDTIVVFDKVQENTRGLASTNRLTYTDTVNLSMNQVLARSMNTSLVAILPILSILVIGAWVLGATALEDFGLALFVGLTTGAYSSIFIASPLLAVLKEREPRYAEIRRRLAGGSPARRLTPAAVATGGGIPDVVPEPAGDGRGARPAPAGRIDVTDDPEENAEPAQQRFGTPVPPRGGNRPPPRPRKKGRRR; encoded by the coding sequence GTGGCCGCCAGGGACGAGCGGGCGCGGCGGGTGCACCACGGCGCCTACGCGAGGCTGTTCCGCGGAGAGACTTCGTTTGACTTCGCGGGCCGGTGGCGTCGGTGGTTCATGATCTCCGGTGCGATCATCCTCATTGGGATCGTCTCCCTCGGCACCAGAGGCCTAAACTTCTCGATCGACTTCCGCGGCGGAACCGTGTGGCAGGTGCCGACGAGCGCCTCGGTCAGCGAGGCCCGCTCCGTCGTCGGCGCCGCGGTCCCCGGCTTCTCCCAGGCGACGGTCGAGGTGCTGACCAACACCCTCACTCACCAGCGGACCATCAAGGTCGCGGCGCCGGCGAAGATCACCAGCGACTCGGCGAAGGTCGCGGCAGTCACCCAGGCGCTCGCCAAGATGGCCCACGTCTCGCCCAACGAGGTCCAGATCAACGACGTCGGTCCCTCCTGGGGCTCCGACATCACCAACAAGGCGATCCGGGCGGTGATCATCTTCCTCGTCGTCGTCTCCGGCTACATCTGGCTGCGCTTCGAAGCGAAGATGGCGCTGGCCGCTCTCGTCGCGCTCGTACACGACATCCTCGTGACCGCCGGGATCTACTCGTTGTCGGGGTTCCAGGTGAGCCCCGACACGGTGATCGCATTCCTCACGATCCTCGGTTATTCGCTCTACGACACGATCGTTGTGTTCGACAAGGTCCAGGAGAACACGCGAGGTCTCGCCTCGACCAACCGGCTGACGTACACGGACACGGTCAACCTGTCGATGAACCAGGTTCTGGCGCGCTCGATGAACACGTCGTTGGTCGCGATCCTGCCCATCCTTTCGATCCTCGTGATCGGCGCGTGGGTTCTCGGGGCGACAGCTCTGGAGGACTTCGGTCTCGCGCTGTTCGTCGGATTGACGACCGGTGCCTACTCGTCGATTTTCATCGCGTCTCCGTTGCTCGCCGTCCTCAAGGAGCGCGAGCCGCGCTACGCGGAGATCCGCCGCCGGCTGGCCGGCGGGTCGCCGGCGCGGAGGCTCACACCTGCCGCTGTCGCAACGGGCGGAGGCATCCCAGACGTGGTCCCGGAGCCCGCCGGTGACGGACGCGGCGCAAGGCCGGCGCCCGCCGGCCGGATCGACGTGACGGACGACCCCGAGGAAAACGCGGAGCCGGCTCAGCAGAGGTTCGGCACGCCCGTGCCACCGCGGGGCGGCAACCGCCCACCGCCCCGGCCGAGAAAGAAGGGTCGCCGCCGCTAG
- a CDS encoding bifunctional (p)ppGpp synthetase/guanosine-3',5'-bis(diphosphate) 3'-pyrophosphohydrolase: MTKTEGANRARAVATVERVLPWRRQVQTDDALRPLLSSFRDRHPRDETWLIVRAYEAAASAHTGQLRNSGEAYISHPLAVATILARLGLDDVTIAAALLHDAVEDTGFGLEEISSVFGEDVSAIVDGVTKLDRVRFDSKQAQQAATMRKMLVAMAKDPRVLLIKLADRLHNMQTIAAMPEWKQKRSAQETLDIYAPLAHRFGIQDMKWQLEDLAFAALHPRRYAEIEQMVATRAPERDIYLAQVIGQVNDRLAAARIEAQVTGRPKHLYSIYEKMIVKGKEFDEIYDLVGVRVLVESVKDCWAALGAIHGAWTPVQGRFKDYVNTPKFNLYQSLHTTVVGPQGKTIEAQIRTLEMHNRAEWGIAAHWGYKEHASAADVAWLQRIVDWTADSTDPVEFLESLKLDLETDEVFVFTPKGDVISLPVGSTPIDFAYAIHTEVGHRCIGARVNGRLVPLDSHLVSGDSVEIFTSKVPSAGPSRDWLKIVVSPRARNKIRQWFSRERREDAIETGREELMKALRKEGLPVQKLSSAPEIGRLAESMNYADADALHAAIGENHVSAQSVAQRIARDLRGGEQEVQLPSTARQPRRVGKRPGVGVHVEGLDDVMVRLSRCCTPVPGDEIIGFVTRGRGVTVHRSDCANAASLAAGEVGRMIEVEWDRGSGGSFIAAVELKALDRTRLGVDVWKVISDNHLNIVRSESLAGPDRVSRMRFEFELADPAHLDSLLAALKRIDSVYDAYRVLPNRGG, from the coding sequence ATGACCAAGACAGAGGGGGCCAACAGGGCGCGAGCCGTAGCGACAGTGGAGCGGGTGCTGCCGTGGAGGCGCCAGGTGCAGACCGACGATGCGCTGCGCCCGCTGTTGAGTTCGTTCCGCGACCGCCATCCCCGCGACGAGACGTGGTTGATCGTGCGTGCCTACGAAGCCGCCGCGTCGGCGCACACCGGGCAGCTGCGCAACAGCGGAGAGGCGTACATCTCCCACCCGCTCGCCGTGGCCACGATCCTCGCCCGCCTCGGCCTCGACGATGTGACGATCGCCGCCGCGCTGCTGCACGACGCCGTTGAAGACACCGGCTTCGGACTGGAGGAAATCTCCTCCGTGTTCGGAGAGGACGTCTCGGCGATCGTCGACGGGGTCACCAAGCTCGACAGGGTCCGCTTCGACTCCAAGCAGGCGCAGCAGGCGGCGACCATGCGCAAGATGCTCGTCGCGATGGCAAAAGACCCCCGGGTGCTGCTGATCAAGCTCGCCGACCGGCTGCACAACATGCAGACCATCGCGGCGATGCCCGAATGGAAGCAGAAGCGCAGCGCCCAGGAGACCCTGGACATCTACGCCCCACTGGCCCACCGTTTCGGGATCCAGGACATGAAGTGGCAGCTCGAGGACCTGGCCTTCGCGGCTCTCCATCCTCGCCGCTACGCGGAGATCGAGCAGATGGTCGCCACCCGGGCGCCCGAGCGCGACATCTACTTGGCGCAGGTCATCGGCCAGGTCAACGACCGCCTGGCGGCGGCCCGAATCGAAGCCCAGGTCACCGGGCGCCCGAAGCACCTGTACTCGATCTACGAGAAGATGATCGTGAAGGGCAAGGAGTTCGACGAGATCTACGACCTTGTCGGCGTGCGGGTGCTCGTCGAATCGGTAAAAGACTGCTGGGCCGCGCTCGGAGCGATCCACGGAGCGTGGACCCCGGTGCAGGGCCGGTTCAAGGACTACGTGAACACCCCGAAGTTCAACCTGTACCAGTCCCTGCACACCACGGTCGTAGGCCCACAAGGCAAGACGATCGAGGCGCAGATCCGGACCCTCGAGATGCACAACCGGGCGGAGTGGGGAATTGCCGCGCACTGGGGCTACAAGGAGCATGCCTCCGCCGCCGACGTCGCCTGGTTGCAGCGCATCGTCGACTGGACCGCCGACAGCACCGATCCCGTCGAGTTCCTCGAGAGCCTCAAGCTAGACCTCGAGACCGACGAGGTCTTCGTCTTCACTCCAAAGGGCGACGTCATCTCGCTTCCCGTCGGCTCGACGCCGATCGACTTCGCCTACGCCATCCACACCGAGGTCGGGCACCGTTGCATCGGCGCCCGGGTCAACGGCCGCCTCGTGCCGCTCGACTCGCACCTCGTCTCCGGCGACAGTGTGGAGATCTTCACGTCGAAGGTCCCGTCCGCCGGCCCGAGCCGCGACTGGCTGAAGATCGTCGTCAGCCCACGGGCGCGTAACAAGATCCGCCAGTGGTTCAGCCGGGAGCGACGCGAGGACGCCATCGAAACCGGGCGCGAGGAGTTGATGAAGGCGCTCCGCAAGGAAGGCCTCCCCGTCCAGAAGCTCAGCTCGGCGCCGGAGATCGGCCGCCTCGCCGAATCGATGAACTACGCCGACGCGGACGCTCTCCACGCCGCGATCGGTGAGAACCACGTTTCGGCGCAGTCGGTCGCCCAGCGCATCGCGCGGGACCTACGCGGCGGGGAGCAGGAGGTCCAGCTCCCGAGCACCGCCCGCCAGCCGCGGCGGGTCGGGAAGCGGCCGGGTGTCGGCGTGCACGTGGAGGGGCTGGATGACGTGATGGTCCGGCTGTCCAGGTGCTGCACCCCCGTTCCCGGTGACGAGATCATCGGGTTCGTCACCCGCGGGCGCGGCGTGACCGTCCATCGCAGCGACTGCGCCAACGCGGCCTCCCTGGCCGCCGGCGAGGTGGGACGGATGATCGAGGTCGAATGGGACCGGGGGAGCGGCGGCAGCTTCATCGCCGCGGTCGAGCTCAAGGCTCTCGACCGCACCCGCCTCGGCGTCGACGTGTGGAAGGTCATCTCCGACAACCACCTGAACATCGTCCGAAGCGAGTCCCTCGCCGGCCCGGACCGGGTGAGCCGGATGCGCTTCGAGTTCGAGCTGGCCGACCCCGCACACCTCGACTCGCTCCTCGCGGCGCTCAAGCGCATCGACAGCGTCTACGACGCGTACCGGGTCCTCCCCAACCGCGGCGGCTGA